The proteins below come from a single Mucilaginibacter mali genomic window:
- a CDS encoding cytochrome b/b6 domain-containing protein: protein MKAIKEKHPLVMRWTHWINFPLLGIMIWSGLLIYWANDVYTVTIFGHTFVRFFPQWFYDALHIPQRLSEGMAFHFLFMWFFTLNGIFYVLYTAISGEWRHLLPNKHSFKEAWLVLLHDLHIKKTAPPQGKYNAAQRIAYTAIILMGAGSVLTGLAIYKPVQFNWLTWLMGGYHLARIWHFVLTLGYVFFFLVHVIQVVLAGWNNFRSVISGFEVIRQHEPKINIETDEKES, encoded by the coding sequence ATGAAAGCCATTAAAGAAAAACATCCGTTGGTGATGCGCTGGACGCACTGGATCAATTTTCCGTTGCTGGGCATCATGATCTGGAGCGGCCTGCTTATTTACTGGGCTAACGACGTATACACCGTAACGATCTTCGGGCATACATTTGTACGCTTCTTTCCGCAGTGGTTTTATGATGCTTTGCATATCCCGCAGCGCCTGTCTGAAGGCATGGCTTTTCATTTCCTGTTCATGTGGTTCTTTACGCTGAACGGTATCTTTTATGTGTTATATACGGCCATATCGGGTGAATGGCGGCATTTGTTACCCAATAAACACTCTTTTAAGGAAGCCTGGCTGGTTTTGTTGCATGACCTGCATATCAAAAAGACCGCACCACCGCAAGGCAAGTACAACGCCGCCCAGCGGATCGCCTATACGGCCATCATACTGATGGGCGCAGGTTCCGTACTGACCGGCCTGGCTATTTATAAGCCGGTGCAGTTCAACTGGCTCACCTGGCTGATGGGCGGCTACCACCTGGCGCGGATCTGGCATTTTGTGCTGACCCTGGGCTATGTGTTTTTCTTCCTGGTACACGTCATCCAGGTGGTCCTGGCCGGTTGGAATAATTTCCGCTCGGTGATCTCGGGTTTTGAGGTGATCCGGCAACACGAACCAAAAATCAACATAGAAACGGATGAAAAAGAAAGCTAA
- a CDS encoding YdeI/OmpD-associated family protein encodes MNPKVNFYFDKEQKWQEEVNKLRMIALDCGLTEELKWGCPCYTHNGSNIVLIHDFKEYCAFLFFKGALLSDAHHILIQQTENVQAARQARFTSAEEIVKLAPTLKAYIHEAIEVEKAGLKVELKKTKEFPVADEFQYKLDHFPALKTAFEALTPGRQRGYLLYFSAPKQSKTREARIDKYIPHILEGKGLDD; translated from the coding sequence ATGAACCCAAAGGTTAATTTCTATTTCGACAAGGAACAAAAGTGGCAGGAAGAGGTCAACAAACTGCGGATGATAGCACTTGACTGCGGCCTTACCGAAGAGTTGAAATGGGGTTGCCCCTGCTATACGCATAACGGCAGCAACATTGTTTTGATACACGATTTCAAGGAGTATTGCGCATTCCTGTTCTTTAAAGGCGCTTTGCTAAGCGATGCCCATCATATCCTTATCCAGCAAACCGAAAATGTGCAGGCGGCACGGCAGGCCAGGTTTACCAGTGCCGAAGAAATAGTAAAACTGGCCCCTACGCTAAAAGCCTACATTCACGAAGCTATTGAGGTAGAAAAAGCCGGATTAAAGGTGGAACTTAAAAAGACCAAAGAGTTTCCGGTAGCCGATGAGTTTCAATATAAATTAGATCATTTCCCGGCATTAAAAACCGCTTTCGAAGCCCTGACGCCCGGGCGCCAGAGAGGATATTTGCTCTATTTTTCCGCACCGAAGCAATCAAAAACACGCGAGGCAAGGATCGATAAGTATATCCCGCATATTTTAGAGGGTAAAGGATTGGACGATTAG
- a CDS encoding regulatory protein RecX — MEPAKTRKITDETAALAKAEAFCAYQERAQQEVRDKLYEWGLWPDAVEHIIIKLIGSNFLNEERFAYAYTSGKFNQKGWGKNKIKQGLKFKKVSDVLIRKALSRIDADDYITSLEKLLQKKAAQLNEKDEYKRHYKLKQYAMSRGYENDLICDVLKDSVL, encoded by the coding sequence ATGGAACCTGCAAAAACGCGTAAAATAACCGATGAGACTGCCGCCCTGGCCAAAGCCGAAGCCTTTTGCGCCTACCAGGAACGCGCACAGCAGGAAGTGCGCGATAAATTGTACGAATGGGGCCTGTGGCCCGACGCTGTTGAGCATATCATTATCAAACTCATCGGCAGTAATTTTTTAAACGAAGAGCGCTTTGCTTACGCTTACACCAGCGGCAAATTTAACCAGAAAGGCTGGGGCAAAAACAAGATAAAACAGGGCCTGAAGTTTAAAAAGGTTTCGGATGTGTTGATCAGGAAAGCGCTTAGCCGGATTGATGCCGATGATTATATCACATCGCTTGAAAAGCTATTACAAAAGAAAGCGGCACAGTTAAACGAGAAAGACGAGTATAAGCGCCATTACAAGCTAAAGCAGTATGCCATGAGCCGGGGTTACGAAAACGACCTGATATGTGATGTTTTGAAAGACAGCGTTTTATAA
- a CDS encoding peroxiredoxin-like family protein, translating into MKKIFTLILLFGIAFTTALAQAVSYPAKPTDISPLLIGEAIPAVKVPAANGQVFDLNARIAEKPTILIFYRGGWCPYCNKELAGLQKAQADLVKLGYQLIAISTDSPENLNKSITKHQLGYTLLSDADLAVSKQFGLAYQAPAAYAKTIAEGSAGKNTDKLLPVPSVFILDQKGKIQFEYINPDFTQRISPALLTAAATALK; encoded by the coding sequence ATGAAAAAAATATTTACCCTTATATTGTTATTTGGCATAGCTTTTACAACTGCTTTGGCCCAGGCGGTTAGTTATCCCGCCAAACCTACCGATATCAGCCCGCTGCTGATCGGTGAAGCCATACCTGCCGTAAAAGTCCCGGCCGCAAATGGCCAGGTGTTTGACCTGAATGCCCGCATAGCCGAAAAGCCCACCATCCTGATCTTTTACCGTGGCGGCTGGTGTCCTTATTGTAATAAAGAGCTGGCGGGTTTGCAGAAGGCCCAGGCAGACCTGGTGAAACTGGGTTATCAGCTGATCGCGATCAGCACCGATAGTCCGGAGAATCTGAATAAAAGCATCACCAAACATCAATTAGGCTACACCTTGCTGTCTGATGCAGATCTGGCGGTTTCCAAACAGTTTGGATTGGCTTACCAGGCCCCGGCGGCTTATGCGAAGACCATCGCCGAAGGTTCCGCAGGTAAGAATACCGATAAACTGCTGCCGGTACCCTCGGTATTTATCCTGGATCAAAAAGGTAAGATACAGTTCGAATATATCAACCCTGACTTTACGCAGCGTATCAGTCCGGCCTTATTAACTGCCGCAGCAACAGCTTTGAAATGA
- a CDS encoding GNAT family N-acetyltransferase, protein MMYTRLLKKHEQLPYNLLLLADEEMQAIERYIHQSAVYVVEQDDLAIGVYALYPVDERVAEIKAIAVAEEFQNRGIGRFLLRDAEEKAREQGYTELIIGTPDIAVKQLAIYEKAGFERYEIKKNFFIDYYTAPIFEDGVQLSDMAMLRKLL, encoded by the coding sequence ATGATGTATACCAGGCTATTAAAAAAACACGAACAGCTACCTTACAACCTGTTGCTGCTGGCCGATGAGGAAATGCAGGCCATCGAACGATATATCCACCAGTCCGCTGTTTATGTGGTGGAACAGGATGATCTGGCTATCGGGGTCTATGCCCTTTACCCGGTGGATGAGCGGGTGGCCGAAATAAAAGCGATTGCCGTAGCCGAGGAATTTCAGAACCGCGGTATCGGACGCTTCCTCCTGCGCGATGCCGAAGAAAAGGCCAGGGAGCAAGGCTATACTGAGTTGATCATCGGGACACCGGATATCGCCGTGAAACAACTGGCGATCTATGAGAAAGCAGGCTTCGAACGCTATGAGATAAAAAAGAACTTCTTTATCGATTACTACACTGCGCCGATATTTGAGGATGGCGTGCAGTTAAGCGATATGGCCATGCTGCGCAAGCTATTATGA
- a CDS encoding GNAT family N-acetyltransferase, translating into MEVWEASVRATHHFVKEEKIQLLKSLIEEHKYFEQPGIFCIRNNAGDITGFAGVSGNSLDMLFLHPSVIGIGVGGALMRHAIDHYKVTKVEVNEQNQQALGFYQHFGFSITGYSETDSNGEPFPLLYLERQPLEINRIGISGLDELISICQRSYYETFFEAFGDAEAYQNFTRELFNRARLLAELSNPAVIFYLASYNGQTAGYLKLCLDEMKTEIDSIYVLGTYQKLGIGKALIAHALGVAKNRASTELILRVWDQNQQAICFYERQGFVRSSEIRYQVMGDPQVDILMRLAIL; encoded by the coding sequence ATGGAAGTTTGGGAAGCTTCCGTGCGGGCAACTCATCATTTCGTTAAGGAAGAAAAGATACAGTTGCTTAAAAGCCTGATCGAAGAACATAAGTATTTTGAGCAACCTGGTATTTTCTGTATAAGAAATAATGCCGGCGATATTACTGGCTTTGCGGGTGTATCCGGCAATAGCCTCGATATGCTGTTCCTGCACCCCTCGGTTATTGGCATAGGTGTGGGCGGCGCGCTGATGCGCCATGCGATCGATCACTATAAGGTGACCAAAGTGGAGGTCAACGAACAAAATCAGCAGGCACTTGGTTTCTATCAGCATTTTGGTTTCAGCATTACCGGCTATTCTGAAACCGATAGTAATGGCGAGCCTTTTCCACTGCTATACCTTGAACGCCAACCGCTTGAAATTAACCGGATTGGCATAAGTGGACTTGATGAGTTGATCAGCATTTGCCAACGTAGCTATTACGAAACATTTTTTGAGGCCTTCGGCGATGCCGAAGCTTACCAAAATTTTACCCGGGAATTGTTTAACAGGGCGCGCCTTTTAGCTGAACTAAGCAACCCTGCCGTTATATTTTACCTGGCCAGTTACAATGGACAAACCGCCGGTTATCTGAAGCTGTGTCTGGACGAGATGAAAACGGAGATCGACAGCATTTACGTGCTGGGTACTTACCAGAAATTGGGTATTGGCAAGGCTTTGATCGCACATGCGCTGGGCGTTGCTAAAAACCGGGCATCCACCGAATTGATATTACGAGTATGGGATCAGAACCAGCAAGCGATCTGTTTTTATGAAAGACAGGGTTTTGTACGTTCCAGCGAGATTAGGTATCAGGTGATGGGGGATCCGCAGGTAGATATTTTAATGAGACTTGCTATTTTGTGA
- a CDS encoding DUF4256 domain-containing protein codes for MNDKQLSVQIQEELLSTLKARFEKNMNRHKGIDWNNIQEKLKANTEKLWSLNEMETSGGEPDVVGYNDKTGEYIFYDCSAESPKGRRSFCYDRAALDSRKEYKPENNAVGAAAAMGINLLTEGQYRGLQQLGNFDTKTSSWVLTPADIRDLGGALFCDRRYNNVFLYHNGAESYYAARGFRGCLSV; via the coding sequence ATGAACGATAAGCAACTATCAGTACAAATACAGGAGGAACTGTTAAGCACTTTAAAAGCCCGTTTTGAAAAAAACATGAACCGGCATAAGGGCATTGATTGGAATAATATACAGGAAAAGCTGAAAGCTAATACCGAAAAACTATGGTCGCTAAATGAAATGGAAACAAGCGGCGGTGAGCCCGATGTGGTTGGCTATAATGACAAAACCGGCGAATATATTTTTTATGATTGCTCAGCAGAAAGCCCTAAAGGCCGCCGGAGTTTTTGTTACGACCGCGCGGCGCTGGATTCAAGAAAGGAATACAAGCCAGAAAACAACGCTGTGGGTGCAGCCGCTGCCATGGGCATTAACCTTTTAACCGAGGGGCAATACCGGGGCTTACAGCAGTTGGGTAACTTTGATACCAAAACATCAAGCTGGGTACTCACCCCTGCCGATATCCGGGATTTAGGTGGCGCTTTATTTTGCGACCGGCGTTATAATAACGTCTTCCTCTATCATAACGGTGCGGAATCTTACTATGCTGCCCGTGGTTTCCGGGGTTGTTTAAGTGTTTGA
- a CDS encoding thioredoxin family protein, translating into MIRLATILLLLTAFAEARFTESDISTALAKAKKAHRPVFVDAYASWCAPCKELRKTTFKNKRVAAYLNNHYINAAIDVEKGNGMQFAEKYHIESYPTLLLIDENGKEVKRIEGFVDATELAQKLDMK; encoded by the coding sequence ATGATCCGGTTAGCTACCATATTGTTACTATTGACCGCATTTGCTGAGGCCCGTTTCACCGAAAGCGATATCAGCACTGCACTGGCTAAAGCTAAGAAGGCGCATAGGCCTGTGTTTGTGGATGCCTATGCCAGCTGGTGTGCGCCATGCAAGGAACTAAGAAAAACCACCTTTAAAAACAAAAGGGTGGCGGCCTATCTCAACAACCATTATATCAACGCGGCTATCGATGTAGAAAAAGGTAATGGGATGCAATTTGCTGAGAAATATCACATCGAAAGTTATCCCACACTGTTGCTGATCGATGAAAACGGCAAAGAGGTGAAGCGGATTGAAGGTTTTGTGGACGCCACTGAACTGGCGCAAAAGCTGGATATGAAATAA
- a CDS encoding ArsR/SmtB family transcription factor has product MNLRRDVFQAIADPTRRAILLLLASQSLTAGAIAANFDTARPTVSKHLQILTECELLKQEQTGREIHYHINATNMKEIADFIEPFRQMWEERFNKLENIMKNYKPKK; this is encoded by the coding sequence ATGAATCTGAGACGAGATGTATTCCAGGCCATTGCCGATCCTACCCGCAGGGCCATACTGCTTTTACTGGCCTCGCAATCTTTAACAGCCGGGGCCATAGCCGCCAATTTCGATACGGCCAGGCCAACGGTTTCCAAACACCTGCAAATACTTACCGAGTGCGAACTGTTGAAACAGGAACAAACCGGCCGGGAGATCCATTACCACATTAACGCCACTAATATGAAAGAGATAGCCGATTTTATCGAACCATTCCGCCAGATGTGGGAAGAGCGCTTCAACAAACTGGAAAACATCATGAAGAATTATAAACCAAAAAAATAA
- a CDS encoding bifunctional UDP-N-acetylmuramoyl-tripeptide:D-alanyl-D-alanine ligase/alanine racemase, giving the protein MANGIYTTSLIGQILNANEIIVNDGPVSTLLTDSRRIANAPEALFFALSNRRDGHEFIAEAYEGGVRNFVVRSAPAEPLINANYLIVPDVLAALQTIAAHHRAQFDLKVIGITGSNGKTMVKEWLYQLLSPEHNIVRSPKSYNSQIGVALSVWNITADNDMGIFEAGISTVNEMDKLQPMIMPEIGILTHMGSAHDEGFKDRREKVNEKLKLFKDCKLLIGEYELLLDHKKQNQEQHHFCWSRKFNSASLYVFSETSISGNYYMRAMYNKQEIECLVPFLDQASVENAITCWATLLALGYSPAVIDERMERLAPVSMRLELKNGINDCSVIDDSYNSDIQSLEIALNFLDQQNQHPKKTLVLSDIYQSGLSRDNLYRQVANMLNDKKIDRFIGVGEALQHYKDWFHVTEKHFYKDTYDMLVDIHRLNFKDETILLKGARNFEFERISRALVQKSHETVMEINLNALLNNLNYYKSQLQPGVKLMAMVKAFSYGSGTFEIANLLQYHKVDYLAVAYIDEGVALRQAGITLPIMVLNPEATAFDKLTEFKLQPEIYSFGLLAEFVNYLQVNDIINYPIHIKIDTGMHRLGFEGFEIEPLCDLLEDNPYIKVRSVFSHLAASDAEEHDTFTMKQIRRFEKAFKQIEQTLDYKVIKHIANTSAITRWKVAQFDMVRLGIGLYGIDSAVTDPNALESVATLKTSISQVKKIKAGETVGYNRNGSLKKDGRIATVRIGYADGYLRAFGNGVGKMLVKGMLVPTVGNIAMDMCMIDVSEVDVKEGDEVIIFNGDQRIEELAKQISTIPYEILTNISQRVKRVYFYE; this is encoded by the coding sequence ATGGCTAACGGCATATACACTACCTCATTAATCGGGCAAATACTCAACGCGAACGAAATTATTGTTAACGATGGCCCTGTTAGTACTTTACTAACCGATAGCCGCCGCATAGCCAATGCACCGGAAGCCCTGTTTTTTGCCCTGAGTAACCGCCGCGATGGCCACGAATTTATTGCCGAAGCCTACGAAGGCGGAGTACGCAATTTTGTAGTCCGATCGGCCCCGGCCGAACCATTGATCAATGCCAATTATTTAATTGTGCCGGATGTACTTGCAGCCTTGCAAACCATTGCAGCTCATCACCGGGCACAGTTTGATTTAAAGGTGATAGGAATTACCGGAAGCAATGGCAAAACTATGGTGAAGGAGTGGTTGTACCAACTGTTATCGCCCGAACATAATATTGTGCGTTCGCCCAAAAGCTATAACTCGCAGATAGGGGTGGCCCTCTCGGTTTGGAATATCACCGCTGATAACGATATGGGCATTTTTGAGGCAGGCATATCCACCGTTAACGAAATGGATAAGCTGCAACCGATGATAATGCCCGAAATTGGCATCCTGACCCACATGGGTTCGGCGCACGATGAGGGCTTTAAAGATCGCCGGGAAAAAGTAAACGAAAAACTGAAGCTGTTTAAGGATTGCAAATTGCTGATCGGGGAGTATGAGTTGCTGCTCGATCATAAAAAGCAAAACCAGGAGCAGCATCATTTTTGCTGGAGCCGCAAGTTCAATTCGGCCAGTTTATATGTGTTTAGCGAAACATCCATCTCGGGTAATTATTACATGCGGGCCATGTATAACAAGCAGGAGATAGAGTGCCTGGTGCCCTTCCTCGACCAGGCATCGGTAGAGAATGCAATTACCTGCTGGGCAACCCTGCTTGCGCTGGGCTATAGTCCGGCGGTGATAGATGAGCGGATGGAGCGCCTGGCACCGGTTAGTATGCGGCTGGAACTGAAGAATGGCATAAACGACTGTTCGGTGATTGATGATTCGTACAATTCGGATATCCAATCGCTGGAGATAGCGCTTAACTTCCTCGATCAGCAAAATCAGCATCCTAAAAAAACGCTGGTGCTGTCGGATATCTATCAATCAGGTCTCAGTCGTGATAATTTATACCGGCAGGTAGCCAACATGCTGAACGATAAAAAGATAGACCGCTTTATAGGCGTAGGCGAGGCGCTACAGCATTATAAAGACTGGTTCCACGTTACCGAAAAGCATTTTTATAAGGATACTTATGATATGCTGGTTGATATTCACCGCCTGAATTTTAAAGACGAGACCATCCTGTTGAAAGGCGCGCGTAACTTCGAGTTCGAGCGGATCAGCCGGGCGTTGGTGCAAAAATCGCACGAAACGGTGATGGAGATCAACCTGAACGCGTTGCTGAATAACTTGAACTACTACAAATCGCAGTTGCAGCCCGGCGTGAAGCTGATGGCCATGGTAAAGGCGTTTTCGTACGGTAGCGGCACTTTCGAAATTGCCAACCTGCTGCAATACCACAAGGTTGATTACTTGGCCGTAGCCTATATTGACGAAGGCGTGGCCCTGCGCCAGGCCGGGATCACGCTGCCCATTATGGTGCTAAACCCCGAGGCCACGGCATTTGATAAGCTGACCGAGTTTAAGCTGCAACCCGAGATCTATAGCTTTGGTCTGCTGGCCGAATTTGTGAACTATTTGCAGGTAAACGACATCATTAATTACCCTATCCATATTAAAATTGATACCGGGATGCATCGCCTGGGCTTTGAGGGTTTTGAAATAGAGCCGCTGTGCGACTTGCTGGAAGATAACCCTTATATCAAGGTGAGATCGGTATTCTCGCACCTGGCCGCCAGCGATGCCGAGGAGCACGATACGTTCACCATGAAGCAGATCAGGCGGTTTGAAAAAGCCTTTAAGCAGATTGAGCAGACACTTGATTATAAAGTGATCAAACACATTGCCAATACATCGGCCATTACCCGCTGGAAGGTAGCCCAGTTTGATATGGTGCGCCTGGGCATAGGCTTGTACGGTATAGATAGCGCAGTTACCGACCCCAATGCACTGGAATCCGTAGCTACGCTGAAAACCAGTATCTCACAGGTAAAGAAAATAAAAGCCGGCGAAACCGTGGGCTATAACCGCAATGGCAGCCTTAAAAAAGATGGCCGCATTGCCACAGTGCGTATCGGTTACGCCGATGGCTACCTGCGGGCCTTTGGCAATGGCGTGGGCAAAATGCTGGTTAAAGGTATGCTTGTGCCAACCGTGGGCAACATAGCTATGGATATGTGCATGATAGATGTAAGCGAGGTGGATGTGAAAGAAGGAGATGAAGTGATCATATTTAACGGAGATCAGCGTATTGAAGAACTGGCTAAACAGATAAGCACCATCCCGTATGAAATTTTAACTAATATTTCACAAAGGGTAAAAAGAGTGTACTTTTACGAGTAG
- a CDS encoding DoxX family protein — MEKKKLIVYWIATALLSVGMLGSGIGQLIRTKEMVDILSHLGYPVYLMTILGIWKILGVIVILMPGFKLVKEWAYAGFFFTMTGALISHLIMGDTGKAVAGPLMQTIFVILSWYFRPVNRKIDTPNK; from the coding sequence ATGGAAAAGAAAAAGCTGATTGTTTATTGGATAGCTACCGCGCTTTTATCGGTAGGGATGCTGGGGAGCGGCATAGGCCAGTTGATACGCACAAAGGAAATGGTTGATATTTTAAGTCATTTAGGTTACCCAGTATACCTAATGACCATATTGGGTATCTGGAAGATACTCGGTGTTATTGTGATATTGATGCCAGGTTTTAAATTGGTAAAAGAATGGGCTTACGCCGGCTTCTTTTTCACCATGACGGGCGCGTTGATATCGCATCTAATTATGGGCGATACCGGAAAAGCGGTTGCCGGTCCGTTGATGCAAACCATTTTTGTTATTTTGTCGTGGTATTTCAGGCCTGTAAACAGGAAGATCGATACACCTAACAAATAG
- a CDS encoding molybdopterin-dependent oxidoreductase produces MKKKAKVSLTIDQRIKRRNFISFGVFGAMGAAAYGGWKWLYNAPQEVPGVTAGTRAPLRRALNKTELFFRRLTFNENHLVKTYPVEMAVKTVRHNEDIGSDSTIDFDQWKLEVIKNNGQKLYVDLDQIKALPKTDLVFDFKCVEGWDQIQHWGGLLMRDFVRHFGLDEETSLDYMGLTTPDKQYYVGLDMPSAMHPQTLLAYEMNGKPLPPQHGKPLRLIIPVKYGIKNLKRIGSMTFSNQRPPDYWAEQGYDYYSGL; encoded by the coding sequence ATGAAAAAGAAAGCTAAAGTATCTCTGACCATCGATCAGCGGATCAAACGTCGTAATTTCATTTCCTTCGGTGTGTTTGGCGCGATGGGCGCAGCAGCTTATGGCGGCTGGAAATGGCTGTATAATGCACCCCAAGAAGTGCCTGGCGTAACAGCGGGTACACGGGCGCCTTTACGCCGGGCACTGAACAAGACCGAGCTATTTTTCCGGAGGCTGACCTTTAACGAAAATCACCTGGTAAAAACCTATCCTGTGGAAATGGCTGTAAAGACTGTGCGCCATAATGAAGATATCGGTTCTGACAGCACTATCGATTTTGATCAATGGAAGCTGGAGGTCATTAAAAACAACGGGCAAAAGCTGTATGTTGATCTCGACCAGATTAAGGCCCTGCCAAAAACCGACCTGGTGTTCGATTTTAAATGCGTGGAAGGCTGGGACCAGATCCAGCACTGGGGAGGCTTACTCATGCGTGATTTTGTACGTCATTTTGGTTTAGATGAAGAAACCAGTTTGGACTATATGGGGCTTACAACGCCCGATAAGCAATACTACGTGGGTTTGGATATGCCCAGCGCCATGCACCCGCAAACGTTGCTGGCTTACGAAATGAATGGCAAACCATTACCGCCGCAGCATGGTAAACCCTTACGGCTCATTATCCCTGTAAAATACGGTATTAAGAACCTGAAGCGTATAGGTAGCATGACTTTTAGCAACCAGCGCCCACCGGATTACTGGGCCGAACAGGGTTATGATTATTATTCCGGCTTATGA
- a CDS encoding sigma-70 family RNA polymerase sigma factor, with amino-acid sequence MPETVTIQDKELLQPQLWVSRYADYLYSYALSRLNDEELAQDLVQETFLAALEKISNFRGESSERTWLTAILKFKVIDVYRKQSRTAGTVNEETEFFESGLHHWKKEHWPLPFGVEDQDPLHNKEFMGVLQKCMQRLPPLWLSVFRMKHLDEEGTEQICEALKLTSSNFWVIIHRAKVNLRSCLQKNWL; translated from the coding sequence ATGCCGGAAACCGTAACCATACAGGACAAAGAATTATTGCAGCCACAGCTGTGGGTGAGCCGCTATGCGGACTACCTATACAGTTATGCATTGAGCCGGCTGAACGATGAAGAACTGGCGCAGGACCTGGTACAAGAAACCTTTCTGGCAGCACTGGAAAAAATAAGTAATTTCCGTGGCGAAAGCAGCGAGCGCACCTGGCTTACCGCGATACTGAAGTTCAAGGTGATCGATGTTTACCGCAAGCAATCTCGTACTGCCGGAACTGTAAATGAAGAAACCGAATTCTTTGAATCCGGGCTGCACCACTGGAAAAAAGAACACTGGCCGCTGCCTTTCGGCGTGGAAGATCAAGATCCTTTACATAATAAGGAGTTTATGGGCGTTTTGCAAAAGTGTATGCAGCGCCTGCCGCCGCTGTGGCTGTCGGTGTTCCGCATGAAGCACCTGGATGAGGAAGGTACCGAGCAGATCTGCGAGGCCTTAAAGTTAACTTCATCAAACTTTTGGGTGATCATTCACCGCGCCAAGGTAAATCTGCGGTCGTGTTTACAAAAGAATTGGCTATGA
- a CDS encoding SRPBCC family protein — protein MELKTKIHAEEGRQDLTITREFDLPLELLFKAYEEAEIVEQWMDNKVLKLENKQHGGYRFEKRDANGNVVFSANGTIHDFVPNQKIIRTFEMENAPFGVQLEFLEFEKLTDSTSKLSIHTIYRSGVLRDQLLKLPFAQGINMAHNRLQDIVNKLK, from the coding sequence ATGGAACTGAAAACAAAAATACACGCCGAAGAAGGCCGGCAGGACCTCACCATCACCCGGGAATTTGACCTGCCGCTGGAACTGCTTTTTAAAGCCTACGAAGAAGCCGAAATTGTGGAGCAATGGATGGATAATAAAGTGCTGAAGCTGGAAAACAAACAACATGGCGGCTACCGGTTTGAAAAACGCGATGCCAATGGAAATGTAGTATTCAGTGCAAACGGCACAATTCATGATTTTGTCCCCAACCAAAAGATCATCCGCACATTTGAAATGGAGAACGCGCCTTTTGGGGTTCAGCTGGAGTTTTTAGAATTTGAAAAACTAACGGATAGTACCAGCAAGTTGAGTATCCACACCATTTACAGATCGGGCGTGCTGCGCGATCAGTTGCTGAAATTGCCATTTGCACAGGGTATCAACATGGCCCATAACCGCTTGCAGGATATCGTAAACAAATTAAAATAA
- a CDS encoding GNAT family N-acetyltransferase, with product MNLQPILANDTVILQPLEAGDFDELYRVASDPAIWAQHPNKDRWQEPVFRNFFEGAIQSRGAFKIIEKATGQVIGSTRFYDHHEKDDEIFIGYTFYATAYWGTGINPMVKALMLDYAFGFVSKVLFHIGAENRRSQIAIGRLGAMKIAEEEVPYFGEAPKLNFVYKIDKAIWLQK from the coding sequence ATGAACCTGCAACCGATTTTAGCCAACGATACGGTCATCCTGCAACCGCTGGAAGCCGGGGACTTTGACGAATTGTACCGGGTCGCATCCGATCCGGCCATCTGGGCGCAGCATCCTAATAAAGACCGCTGGCAGGAACCTGTATTCCGCAATTTCTTTGAAGGGGCGATACAAAGCCGGGGTGCTTTTAAAATTATAGAAAAAGCAACGGGACAAGTAATTGGCAGCACGCGCTTTTATGATCACCATGAAAAAGACGATGAAATTTTTATCGGCTATACTTTTTACGCTACGGCTTACTGGGGCACAGGCATCAATCCCATGGTCAAAGCTTTAATGCTGGATTATGCTTTTGGCTTTGTCAGCAAGGTCTTATTCCATATCGGGGCAGAAAACCGTCGTTCACAGATCGCGATCGGCCGTTTGGGCGCGATGAAGATCGCTGAAGAGGAAGTGCCTTATTTTGGCGAGGCTCCGAAGTTGAATTTTGTTTACAAGATTGATAAAGCCATTTGGCTCCAAAAATAG